From Microbacterium sp. LWH7-1.2:
CGTCGGCACGCTGCACGTCGGCGATGCGGCCGTCGTGATCGCGGTCGCCTCAGCGCACCGGGCGGAGGCCTTCGAAGTCTGCCGCACCCTCATCGAGACGATCAAGACCGACCTGCCCGTGTGGAAGCGTCAGGTCGAATCCGACGGCACCGCCACCTGGCTCGGCCTCGGCGGCTGAGCCCCTGCCGGGGCCCCGGGGATCAGCCGCCCGCGAAGGGCGGCAGCACGTCGACGAGGTCTTCGGAGCCGAGCGGCGTGTCGTCGGCGACGCGCGAGCCGCCCACGAGCACGGCGCAGCGGGGGAGGATGCCGCCGAGCCCGGGGTAGGCGGCCGACACGGCCTCGCGCAGCGCACCGAGCGTGGCCTCGGACCGGCGCTCGGTATCGAGGCCGGTGGCCTCCTGGGCGGCGGCGAAGTAGCGGACGACGGCCACTAGACGTCCCACTCTTTCGCCATCGCGGTGATGATGGCGGCCGCGGCCGCGGTGTCTTCCGGCGAGCCGCCGGCCCGCCCGGCGACGAGGCCGGCCGCGAACGCGCTGAACGGCGCGGCCGGGCGTGCGACCCCGAGCGCGACGTCGCGCGCGAGATCGAGGATCAGTGCCACCGGGAGCTCTTCGGGCGCGAGGCCGAACCGCTCGCGCAGCGCGTCGGCCCACGCGTCCAGGGCCTCGGGCGGAAGGGTGCGGGACTGCTCGCTCATGACGGCTCCTCCGGTGCGTGCTCGGCCCTTCGTCGGGCCTCTTCCAGATCCTCCCACGTGTCGACGTCGCGGGTCAGGTCGTCGGGCGCGGTGACGACGGCGATCGCCAGATCGTCGAGCAGCGCACGGACGGGCGCATCGCGGCCATCATCAGGAAGAGCGGATGCTGCGGCCCGCAGCGCATGCGTGCGATACGCACCGATCAGCCACTGCG
This genomic window contains:
- a CDS encoding MoaD/ThiS family protein produces the protein MAVVRYFAAAQEATGLDTERRSEATLGALREAVSAAYPGLGGILPRCAVLVGGSRVADDTPLGSEDLVDVLPPFAGG
- a CDS encoding DUF6457 domain-containing protein, with the translated sequence MSEQSRTLPPEALDAWADALRERFGLAPEELPVALILDLARDVALGVARPAAPFSAFAAGLVAGRAGGSPEDTAAAAAIITAMAKEWDV